The proteins below are encoded in one region of [Limnothrix rosea] IAM M-220:
- the mutT gene encoding 8-oxo-dGTP diphosphatase MutT translates to MSLPHKQIGVAVIRNAAGEILIDRRLDRGDMAGLWEFPGGKIEADETVEACIAREIKEEIALDVKVGDRLILIEHEYPKFKVSLHVHWCDYLGGEPKAIECQEIKWVKPQNLGAYEFPEANQAIIDLIHKS, encoded by the coding sequence ATGTCCTTGCCCCACAAGCAGATCGGCGTTGCGGTTATTCGGAATGCAGCGGGGGAAATTTTAATTGATCGTCGGTTAGATCGAGGCGACATGGCTGGTTTGTGGGAGTTTCCCGGCGGCAAAATCGAAGCGGATGAAACGGTTGAAGCTTGTATTGCCCGTGAGATTAAAGAAGAAATAGCCCTAGATGTGAAAGTCGGCGATCGCCTGATTTTGATTGAGCATGAATATCCCAAATTTAAAGTATCGCTCCATGTCCATTGGTGCGACTATCTTGGTGGCGAACCCAAGGCCATCGAGTGCCAAGAGATTAAATGGGTCAAGCCGCAAAATCTGGGAGCCTATGAATTTCCTGAGGCTAATCAAGCCATTATTGATCTGATTCATAAAAGCTAA
- a CDS encoding glycosyltransferase, whose protein sequence is MSPLLQNYSDQDQFQFSIVIPLGDRLTDLEKCIASICQQQHQGQTEILLLDDASQTFNLQDLELIFEQYSVYLNPEKYTIHYIRHPQCLGEYANLNWGLKCANSPWIYFVCDDNLLLENTLLWFEEIIEKQPSLDLISGAFYTINKTDEILEKSEFLANSGLVDQGFLNRFLAENPLQSIATIYHKRLFKKIGYFNLDLGKLADWEFYRRVTKIRGLNWYYLPQYIGAYRQEPMLKSPLATINVSDKAVWQVLKLSQKYFSPVEQRISRKSRYWQCFGAVDGYFIAGQIDQAISICLGLVDFSGLGDRLWLEVLNQYDFKYKQQIYELMLILTKQVAEAS, encoded by the coding sequence ATGTCTCCTCTCCTTCAAAATTATTCGGATCAAGATCAATTTCAGTTTTCCATTGTGATACCGCTGGGCGATCGCCTCACCGATTTAGAAAAATGCATCGCCTCGATCTGCCAACAGCAACACCAAGGACAAACAGAGATTTTATTGTTAGATGATGCTAGTCAGACTTTTAATCTCCAAGATCTAGAGCTTATTTTTGAGCAATATAGCGTCTATTTAAACCCAGAAAAATATACGATTCACTATATTCGTCATCCCCAATGTTTGGGGGAATATGCCAACCTTAATTGGGGTTTAAAGTGTGCTAATAGTCCTTGGATATATTTTGTATGTGATGATAATCTATTGCTCGAAAACACCTTACTATGGTTTGAAGAAATTATTGAAAAACAACCCAGTCTAGATTTGATTAGTGGTGCTTTTTATACGATTAATAAAACCGATGAAATTCTTGAAAAATCCGAGTTTTTGGCTAATAGTGGCTTGGTCGATCAAGGGTTTTTAAACCGATTTCTTGCCGAAAATCCATTACAATCTATCGCAACGATTTATCATAAACGTCTCTTTAAAAAAATTGGCTATTTTAATTTAGATTTAGGCAAGCTGGCAGACTGGGAATTCTACCGCCGTGTGACGAAAATTCGTGGATTGAACTGGTATTATTTGCCGCAATATATTGGTGCTTACCGTCAGGAGCCGATGTTAAAATCCCCGCTTGCAACAATCAATGTTTCGGATAAAGCTGTTTGGCAAGTGCTTAAATTATCACAGAAATATTTTTCACCAGTAGAGCAAAGAATTTCTCGGAAAAGTCGCTATTGGCAATGTTTCGGTGCGGTGGATGGGTATTTTATTGCGGGGCAAATTGATCAAGCCATTTCGATTTGTTTGGGGTTGGTCGACTTTTCTGGGCTTGGCGATCGCCTGTGGCTGGAGGTATTAAATCAATACGACTTTAAGTACAAACAACAAATTTACGAATTGATGCTTATCTTGACAAAACAGGTTGCTGAGGCGAGCTGA
- a CDS encoding TspO/MBR family protein: MIVTGLIITAVAIAIGIAINRIIAADQSWFFKLRRPDWLTFEQIIPIVWISIFICGIISATYVWAADPHGFRTWLLLAGYAILEISIISYTQVMSKMQSVTVGVVIGGVGFVIGLILSLFVFPVSRLSFALLVPYLLWSPFGTYITLEMMWLNPGKR; this comes from the coding sequence ATGATTGTTACAGGTCTCATTATTACGGCAGTGGCGATCGCCATTGGAATCGCCATAAATCGCATCATTGCCGCAGACCAGAGTTGGTTTTTTAAACTACGCCGTCCGGACTGGCTAACCTTCGAGCAAATTATCCCGATTGTCTGGATTTCGATTTTTATTTGCGGCATCATTTCCGCCACCTATGTGTGGGCCGCAGATCCCCATGGCTTTCGGACATGGCTACTCCTCGCGGGTTACGCCATCCTCGAAATTTCGATTATTTCCTACACCCAAGTCATGAGCAAAATGCAAAGCGTTACCGTTGGCGTTGTCATCGGCGGTGTGGGGTTTGTCATCGGTTTAATTTTGTCGCTTTTTGTATTTCCAGTGTCACGTCTGAGTTTTGCTTTACTTGTGCCCTATTTGCTGTGGAGTCCCTTTGGCACTTATATCACTTTGGAAATGATGTGGCTCAACCCCGGTAAGCGCTAA
- the accD gene encoding acetyl-CoA carboxylase, carboxyltransferase subunit beta yields MSLFDWFAANRQNNETALHPQQEREIADGLWTKCKACDVLTYTKDLINNQMVCKECGFHNRVSSRDRIHQLIDSDTWQELNANVVPTDPLKFRDKKAYSDRLKDYQEKTGLSDAVVTGTGLIDGLPLALAIMDFGFMGGSMGSVVGEKICRLVEHGTAEGVPVVILCASGGARMQEGMLSLMQMAKISGALERHRAQKLLYIPILTHPTMGGVTASFAMLGDLILAEPQAAIGFAGRRVIEQTLREKLPDNFQTSEYLLEHGFVDAIVSRTDLKKTLAQMISLHQPFSPILPELQLQHHVETHQIKEKIYETVPSHGDFYK; encoded by the coding sequence ATGTCTCTTTTTGATTGGTTTGCGGCAAATCGCCAGAACAATGAAACAGCCCTCCACCCCCAGCAAGAGCGCGAAATTGCGGATGGGCTCTGGACGAAATGCAAAGCCTGTGACGTGCTCACCTACACGAAAGACCTGATTAACAATCAAATGGTCTGTAAAGAATGTGGGTTTCACAACCGTGTCAGTAGCCGTGATCGTATCCATCAGCTCATCGACAGTGACACATGGCAAGAACTGAACGCCAATGTCGTGCCCACTGATCCCTTAAAGTTTCGCGATAAAAAAGCCTACAGCGATCGCCTCAAAGACTACCAAGAAAAAACAGGCCTTAGCGATGCCGTTGTCACAGGCACAGGTCTCATCGACGGTTTACCCCTTGCCCTCGCCATTATGGATTTTGGCTTTATGGGCGGCAGCATGGGATCCGTTGTCGGCGAAAAAATCTGTCGCCTTGTCGAACATGGCACAGCCGAAGGTGTACCCGTTGTTATTCTGTGTGCTTCCGGTGGGGCACGAATGCAAGAAGGGATGCTCAGCCTGATGCAGATGGCAAAAATCTCTGGCGCACTAGAACGCCATCGCGCGCAGAAATTACTTTATATTCCCATTCTCACTCACCCAACCATGGGCGGAGTCACCGCAAGTTTTGCGATGTTGGGCGACTTAATTTTGGCAGAACCTCAGGCGGCGATCGGTTTTGCCGGAAGACGTGTGATTGAGCAGACCCTCCGCGAAAAACTTCCCGATAATTTCCAAACCTCAGAATATTTACTAGAACATGGTTTCGTAGATGCCATTGTGTCCCGCACAGACCTGAAAAAGACCTTGGCACAAATGATTAGTCTACATCAGCCGTTTTCACCTATTTTGCCGGAACTACAGCTCCAGCACCATGTTGAGACGCATCAAATCAAAGAAAAAATTTATGAAACTGTTCCTTCCCACGGCGACTTTTATAAGTAA
- the pyrC gene encoding dihydroorotase, which yields MENLTITRPDDWHLHLRDGDALKAVLPHTAKQFARAIVMPNLKPPVRTVAEAAAYRDRILAAIPVGEKFEPLMTLYLTDNTTPADIIAAKDSQFVKAVKYYPAGATTNSDSGLTDIRNGDRVFAAMEAVDLPLLLHGEVTHQEIDVFDREKVFIQRYLMPLKERFPKLRIVLEHITTEDAVKFVLSTDEKVAATITPQHLLLNRNSIFQGGIRPHYYCLPILKRETHRQALIEAATSGNPKFFLGTDSAPHARDRKETSCGCAGCYSALHALELYAEAFESVNALDKLEAFASFHGADFYQLPRNTEKITLTKKTWRIPDELPFPDSALVPLRAGEEMTWQMV from the coding sequence ATGGAAAATTTGACTATTACTAGACCGGACGACTGGCACCTGCATTTACGAGACGGCGACGCACTAAAAGCAGTTTTACCCCACACCGCGAAACAGTTCGCTAGGGCGATTGTGATGCCAAACCTCAAGCCACCCGTCCGCACCGTGGCCGAAGCAGCGGCCTACCGCGATCGCATCCTCGCTGCCATTCCAGTAGGGGAAAAATTTGAGCCATTAATGACCCTCTACCTCACAGACAACACGACACCTGCAGACATTATTGCGGCGAAGGATTCCCAATTTGTTAAAGCCGTTAAATATTACCCAGCCGGCGCAACGACCAACTCCGACTCAGGTCTCACGGATATCCGGAACGGCGATCGCGTGTTTGCCGCCATGGAAGCAGTCGATTTACCCCTATTGCTCCATGGCGAAGTGACCCACCAAGAAATAGATGTTTTCGACCGCGAAAAAGTTTTTATTCAAAGATATTTGATGCCCCTCAAGGAACGATTTCCAAAACTACGCATCGTGCTGGAACACATCACGACCGAAGATGCCGTGAAATTTGTTTTATCTACCGACGAGAAGGTCGCCGCCACCATCACTCCCCAGCACCTACTCCTAAACCGCAACAGTATTTTTCAAGGGGGAATTCGACCTCACTATTACTGTTTGCCTATCCTCAAACGAGAAACCCACCGCCAAGCACTCATCGAAGCGGCAACTTCTGGTAATCCTAAATTTTTCCTCGGCACCGACAGTGCTCCCCATGCCCGCGATCGCAAAGAAACCTCCTGTGGCTGTGCCGGTTGCTACTCGGCGCTGCATGCCCTCGAACTTTATGCGGAGGCCTTTGAAAGTGTAAATGCCCTCGATAAACTAGAAGCCTTTGCCAGTTTCCATGGCGCAGACTTTTATCAATTGCCGCGTAATACTGAGAAAATCACCTTAACTAAAAAAACTTGGCGTATCCCTGACGAGTTGCCCTTTCCCGACTCGGCATTAGTGCCTCTCCGAGCTGGGGAAGAAATGACTTGGCAAATGGTTTGA